A part of Muntiacus reevesi chromosome 12, mMunRee1.1, whole genome shotgun sequence genomic DNA contains:
- the ODF1 gene encoding outer dense fiber protein 1 — MAALSCLLDSVRRDIKKVDRELRQLRCIDELSARCLCDLYMHPYCCCDLHPYPYCLCYSKRSRSCGLCDLYPCCLCDVKLYCLRPSLRSLERKAIRAIEDEKRELAKLRRTTNRILASSCCSSNILGSVNVCGFEPDQVKVRVKDGKVCVSAERENRYDCLGSKKYSYMNICKEFSLPPCVDEKDVTYSYGLGSCVKIESPCYPCTSPCNPCSPCGPCSPCSPCNPCNPCSPCSPCNPCNPCDPCNPCYPCGSRFSCRKMIL, encoded by the exons ATGGCTGCACTGAGTTGTCTTTTGGACAGTGTTAGAAGGGACATCAAGAAGGTGGACAGAGAACTGAGGCAGCTGAGATGCATCGACGAGCTCAGCGCGCGGTGCCTCTGCGACCTCTACATGCACCCGTACTGCTGCTGCGACCTGCACCCCTACCCCTACTGCCTGTGCTACTCCAAGCGGTCGCGCTCCTGCGGCCTGTGCGACCTCTACCCGTGTTGCCTGTGTGACGTTAAGCTTTACTGTCTTCGCCCGTCTCTCAGAAGTTTGGAGAGGAAAGCCATCAGAGCCATAGAGGATGAGAAGAGAGAGCTTGCCAA ACTGAGAAGAACAACAAACAGAATTCTGGCCTCCTCTTGCTGTAGCAGTAACATTTTAGGATCGGTGAACGTTTGCGGCTTCGAACCGGATCAAGTCAAGGTTCGCGTGAAGGACGGAAAGGTGTGTGTGTCGGCCGAGCGCGAGAACAGATATGACTGCCTGGGGTCGAAAAAATACAGCTACATGAACATCTGCAAAGAGTTCAGCTTGCCCCCGTGCGTGGACGAGAAGGACGTGACGTATTCCTATGGGCTCGGCAGTTGCGTCAAGATCGAGTCTCCCTGCTACCCTTGCACGTCTCCCTGTAACCCCTGTAGCCCCTGTGGCCCCTGTAGCCCCTGCAGCCCCTGTAACCCCTGTAacccctgcagcccctgcagcccctgcaaCCCCTGTAACCCCTGTGACCCCTGTAACCCCTGTTATCCTTGTGGGAGCCGGTTTTCCTGTAGGAAGATGATCTTGTAA